The Populus nigra chromosome 19, ddPopNigr1.1, whole genome shotgun sequence genome includes a window with the following:
- the LOC133679649 gene encoding protein LIGHT-DEPENDENT SHORT HYPOCOTYLS 5: MDSTSGVASAPDPNSGEPGPSAGSSSASASLPQQQQLEGSSPPAPPSRYESQKRRDWNTFLQYLKNHKPPLTLARCSGAHVIEFLKYLDQFGKTKVHITGCPYFGHPNPPAPCSCPLKQAWGSLDALIGRLRAAYEENGGRPESNPFGARAVRIYLREVREGQAKARGIPYEKKKRKRSNVAVAAVNVSVEAAGGGSTSGGGGGSGDADSSAAAAAAATTTV, from the coding sequence ATGGACTCAACATCTGGAGTAGCTTCTGCACCCGACCCGAATAGTGGAGAACCGGGTCCATCAGCGGGATCATCTTCAGCATCAGCATCACTGCCACAACAACAGCAACTAGAGGGATCATCGCCGCCAGCACCACCAAGTAGATACGAGTCGCAGAAGAGGAGAGACTGGAACACTTTCTTACAGTACTTAAAGAACCACAAGCCACCATTAACTCTAGCTCGTTGCAGTGGTGCACATGTGATCGAGTTCTTGAAATACTTGGATCAATTTGGTAAGACCAAAGTCCACATAACGGGCTGTCCATATTTTGGGCACCCGAACCCGCCAGCACCTTGCTCTTGTCCACTTAAGCAGGCCTGGGGTAGTCTTGATGCGCTAATCGGACGGCTTAGAGCTGCTTATGAAGAAAACGGTGGACGGCCAGAATCGAACCCTTTTGGGGCTAGAGCTGTCAGGATTTACTTGAGGGAAGTTCGAGAAGGTCAAGCTAAAGCTAGAGGGATTCCCTACGAGAAGAAGAAGCGAAAAAGGTCTAATGTTGCTGTTGCTGCGGTGAATGTGTCGGTGGAGGCAGCTGGTGGTGGCTCTACTAGTGGTGGCGGAGGGGGGAGTGGTGATGCTGATAGtagtgctgctgctgctgctgctgctacaaCAACCGTATag